In Deferribacter desulfuricans SSM1, the following are encoded in one genomic region:
- a CDS encoding ArsR/SmtB family transcription factor: MDKQWLETYADKFKALGHPIRLQIVIGLLNNECNVTKICDGLKIPQATTSQHLIALKNKGILESKREGNSVCYYVVDDTIKEIINKLIEITGVDPTCE, encoded by the coding sequence ATGGACAAGCAATGGTTAGAAACTTATGCAGATAAATTTAAAGCACTTGGACATCCAATAAGATTGCAGATTGTGATAGGGCTTTTAAACAATGAATGTAACGTAACAAAAATCTGCGATGGATTAAAAATACCTCAAGCAACAACAAGTCAACATTTAATTGCTTTAAAAAATAAAGGGATTTTAGAATCCAAAAGAGAAGGCAACTCCGTCTGTTATTATGTGGTTGATGATACAATAAAAGAAATTATTAATAAATTGATTGAAATAACTGGTGTAGATCCAACTTGCGAATAA
- a CDS encoding YraN family protein, whose translation MFNLGKIGENKASKFLQQKGYQIIEKNFKSKFGEIDIIAKKDNLIVFVEVKTRSSKNFGSGFESVDSRKIEKIIKTANYFISVKNLHDNLLRFDVISIDQGKITHIENAFTL comes from the coding sequence ATGTTTAATCTAGGTAAAATTGGAGAAAACAAAGCGTCAAAGTTTCTGCAACAAAAAGGTTATCAAATTATAGAAAAAAATTTCAAATCCAAGTTTGGAGAAATTGATATAATTGCCAAAAAAGATAATTTGATAGTCTTTGTTGAAGTAAAAACAAGGAGCAGTAAAAACTTTGGAAGCGGTTTTGAATCTGTAGACAGCAGAAAAATAGAAAAAATCATAAAAACCGCCAATTATTTTATTTCAGTAAAAAACCTACATGACAATTTATTACGCTTTGACGTAATCTCAATCGATCAAGGTAAAATCACTCACATAGAAAACGCCTTCACTTTATAA